A single region of the Candidatus Neptunochlamydia sp. REUL1 genome encodes:
- a CDS encoding conjugal transfer protein TraD, translating to MNELEKKKEALKLKKSRIEHQERLLKLKERKNRTRLLIEVGGVASKAGIDHLNTNTLLGAFLEIKEKEQEEGTLKRWTKKGAEALDRDKKRNGEPLIVTFAEEPEKKIKTEIRQAGLRWNRFRKEWQGFAKKAQLEKLLKGVDHQVQDLGSQSSKNGEEE from the coding sequence ATGAACGAGCTTGAAAAAAAGAAGGAAGCCCTTAAGCTGAAAAAGTCTCGTATTGAGCATCAGGAAAGGCTTCTGAAGCTTAAAGAGCGTAAAAACCGCACGAGGCTTCTGATTGAAGTCGGTGGGGTTGCTTCGAAAGCCGGAATTGATCATTTGAACACGAATACTCTTTTGGGGGCTTTTCTTGAAATCAAGGAGAAGGAACAAGAGGAGGGGACGCTTAAACGGTGGACCAAAAAAGGTGCTGAGGCTCTTGATAGGGATAAAAAGAGAAATGGGGAGCCTTTGATTGTGACGTTTGCTGAGGAACCGGAAAAGAAGATTAAGACGGAGATTAGGCAGGCGGGACTGCGATGGAACCGTTTTAGGAAGGAGTGGCAAGGGTTTGCTAAAAAAGCGCAGTTAGAAAAGCTTCTTAAGGGGGTTGACCATCAGGTGCAAGATTTAGGGAGTCAATCGTCTAAAAATGGAGAGGAGGAGTGA
- a CDS encoding disulfide bond formation protein B: METSKRIFLNRWFLAMIAIGSFALACSISAVHVFHLKPCVMCKLQRIPFALLIVNAGFGLLSSYKQGFFKVTQVCLALGIVLGMGHFLMQVGALPDFCTSKKGFDTTQEFSRMLKTSKCSDIAWSVFGVPVSLLNALLHTLVLGLGYRFSLKKGLMGAL, from the coding sequence ATGGAAACTTCCAAGCGCATCTTTTTGAACAGATGGTTTTTAGCGATGATTGCTATTGGGTCGTTTGCTCTAGCTTGTTCCATATCAGCGGTACATGTTTTCCATTTAAAACCTTGTGTGATGTGCAAGCTTCAGAGGATTCCCTTTGCTCTTTTGATTGTGAATGCGGGATTTGGGCTCTTGAGCTCTTACAAGCAAGGGTTTTTTAAGGTAACGCAGGTGTGTTTGGCTTTGGGGATTGTCCTTGGGATGGGACATTTTTTAATGCAGGTAGGAGCTTTGCCAGATTTTTGCACATCAAAGAAGGGCTTTGATACGACGCAGGAGTTTTCAAGGATGCTAAAAACCTCAAAATGTTCTGATATAGCCTGGTCTGTTTTTGGGGTGCCGGTTTCTCTATTGAATGCACTGCTTCATACTTTAGTTTTAGGACTAGGGTATCGTTTTAGCTTGAAGAAAGGTCTGATGGGAGCCTTATGA
- a CDS encoding antirestriction protein ArdA → MNQLVQDYNNSQISNNDLENDCPSVWIGCLSAYNEGILHGEWVDVPETLEDLIQVKNEILKTSPGENPEEWEIFDAEGFAPFDTQYLDLETAVVKAKFLKRIETEFENRTTEKDAFWIWIEENYCGANDIQNEEELDQALEKFQDAFQGVYQSEEMFAETYFEDCYNEEEKGGLFAKFDCYIDWSRVWKYEFCCNACYDSASNPNGAGVFIFCNQ, encoded by the coding sequence ATGAATCAGCTAGTACAAGATTACAACAATTCACAAATTTCTAACAACGACCTAGAAAACGATTGTCCAAGCGTTTGGATCGGTTGCCTATCGGCTTACAACGAAGGGATATTGCACGGGGAATGGGTAGATGTTCCAGAGACTTTAGAAGACCTCATTCAAGTAAAAAATGAAATTCTAAAAACTTCTCCGGGCGAGAACCCTGAAGAGTGGGAGATTTTTGATGCTGAAGGTTTTGCCCCTTTTGATACACAATACCTCGATCTTGAAACAGCAGTTGTAAAAGCAAAGTTTCTGAAACGCATTGAAACAGAGTTTGAAAACAGGACGACTGAAAAAGATGCCTTTTGGATCTGGATAGAAGAGAACTATTGCGGGGCTAACGACATCCAAAACGAGGAAGAGCTTGACCAAGCACTAGAAAAATTTCAAGATGCTTTTCAAGGCGTTTACCAGAGCGAGGAAATGTTTGCAGAAACGTATTTTGAGGATTGTTATAATGAAGAAGAAAAAGGGGGTCTCTTCGCAAAATTTGATTGCTATATTGACTGGTCTCGCGTTTGGAAATATGAATTTTGTTGCAATGCTTGTTACGATTCCGCTTCAAACCCAAATGGCGCCGGGGTCTTTATTTTCTGCAACCAATAA